One window of Nocardia sp. NBC_00508 genomic DNA carries:
- the rplX gene encoding 50S ribosomal protein L24, with protein MKVHKGDTVLVISGKDKGAKGKVIQAYPKENRVLVEGVNRIKKHVANSANQRGASSGGIVTQEAPIHVSNVMVVDSDGKPARIGYRTDEESGKRVRISRKNGKDI; from the coding sequence ATGAAGGTGCACAAGGGTGACACCGTGCTCGTCATCTCGGGCAAGGACAAGGGTGCCAAGGGCAAGGTCATCCAGGCCTACCCGAAGGAGAACCGGGTTCTCGTCGAGGGCGTGAACCGGATCAAGAAGCACGTCGCGAACTCCGCCAACCAGCGCGGCGCCTCCTCGGGCGGCATCGTGACCCAGGAAGCCCCCATCCACGTTTCGAACGTGATGGTCGTCGACTCCGACGGCAAGCCGGCCCGTATCGGCTACCGGACCGACGAGGAGAGCGGCAAGCGGGTCCGGATCTCCCGTAAGAACGGGAAGGACATCTGA